One stretch of Miscanthus floridulus cultivar M001 chromosome 18, ASM1932011v1, whole genome shotgun sequence DNA includes these proteins:
- the LOC136522979 gene encoding uncharacterized protein At5g01610-like has protein sequence MASQAIQSHRAGADVITGDAACRKKSIELLEELGLPKGLLPMEDIQEFGYNRETGFMWLVQGKKKVEHTFKKIKQTVSYASEVTAFVEKGKLMKIMGVKTKELMLWLSVVEVYVPEASPDKVTFKTGTGLSDTFDAAAFALGQ, from the coding sequence ATGGCGTCCCAGGCCATCCAGAGCCACCGCGCTGGTGCAGATGTCATCACCGGAGACGCCGCGTGCAGAAAGAAGTCCATTGAGCTGCTGGAGGAGCTTGGCCTCCCCAAGGGCCTGCTTCCAATGGAGGACATCCAGGAGTTCGGGTACAACCGCGAGACAGGGTTCATGTGGCTGGTGCaggggaagaagaaggtcgaGCACACATTCAAGAAGATCAAGCAGACGGTGTCCTATGCCTCCGAGGTGACGGCGTTCGTCGAGAAGGgcaagctaatgaagatcatgggCGTGAAGACCAAGGAGCTGATGCTCTGGCTCAGCGTCGTCGAGGTCTATGTTCCCGAGGCCTCGCCGGACAAGGTCACCTTCAAAACCGGCACCGGCCTCTCTGACACCTTTGATGCTGCTGCCTTTGCGCTCGGACAGTAA
- the LOC136519834 gene encoding uncharacterized protein At5g01610-like yields the protein MASQAIESHRTSAEVVTGDAACRKKSVELLEELGLPKGLLPMEDIQEFGYDRDTGFLWLVQGKKKVEHTFKKIKQTVSYASEVTAIAEKGKLRKVTGVKTKELMLWLSVVEVYVPEATPEKVAFKTGTGLSDTFDATAFAFEE from the coding sequence ATGGCGTCCCAGGCCATTGAGAGCCACCGCACCAGTGCAGAGGTTGTCACCGGGGACGCCGCGTGCAGGAAGAAGTCCGTTGAGCTGCTGGAGGAGCTCGGCCTCCCCAAGGGCCTGCTTCCAATGGAGGACATCCAGGAGTTTGGGTACGACCGTGACACGGGGTTCTTGTGGCTGGTGCAGGGGAAGAAGAAGGTAGAGCACACCTTCAAGAAGATCAAGCAGACGGTGTCATATGCCTCCGAGGTGACGGCGATCGCCGAGAAGGGCAAGCTGAGGAAGGTCACCGGCGTGAAGACCAAGGAGCTGATGCTCTGGCTCAGCGTCGTCGAGGTGTATGTTCCCGAGGCCACCCCGGAGAAGGTGGCCTTCAAGACCGGTACCGGCCTCTCGGACACCTTTGATGCCACTGCCTTTGCGTTCGAAGAGTAA
- the LOC136523884 gene encoding uncharacterized protein produces the protein MAAPPPQSQPPVLMDELVEEIVLRLLSDNPAQLVRAALVYKCWCRLVMDPGFRRQFCQFHRTPPMLGLIVRRRSPATTTRFLPTSSFYPYDASCLTWSPLDARHGRILFYYKPARSNPARNELNVLTPATGVVHKLPKLWLPCSLCAYWNAALLCGTPGCNHMECPSDGPFTLHSGFEADEWSQPASIEDPRYVELHCTYSALVGNALYFRPRWNNGILEYDLDKKELSLIGLPPICKVSTVLVLMSVEDDALGFAMVHDDFSLCIWLRESAPTPSGGLTWTRHRVVDLKSFLPVSALSSSPYIVAAADVAGVFVIRAGRDDGVLAIDLKSGQVKKVSDADGHIVNIIPYISFCTPGLPVFHLLVACMDMENDIFVQE, from the exons ATGGCCGCGCCACCGCCACAAAGCCAGCCGCCGGTACTGATGGATGAGCTCGTGGAAGAGATCGTGCTCCGCCTTCTGTCGGACAATCCGGCGCAGCTCGTCCGTGCCGCCCTGGTCTACAAGTGCTGGTGTCGTCTCGTCATGGATCCCGGCTTCCGACGCCAATTCTGCCAGTTCCACCGCACGCCCCCCATGCTCGGGCTCATCGTCCGCCGCCGTTCACCTGCCACCACCACCCGCTTCTTGCCCACCTCTTCCTTCTACCCGTATGATGCCAGCTGCCTCACCTGGTCTCCCCTGGACGCCCGGCATGGCCGCATCCTGTTCTACTACAAACCCGCCCGGAGTAACCCTGCAAGGAACGAGCTCAACGTTTTGACTCCGGCCACCGGTGTGGTGCACAAGCTGCCCAAGCTGTGGCTCCCTTGCTCTCTCTGTGCCTATTGGAACGCCGCGTTACTCTGCGGAACGCCGGGCTGCAACCACATGGAGTGCCCATCAGATGGCCCCTTCACACTTCACAGTGGTTTTG AGGCCGATGAGTGGAGCCAGCCAGCCTCTATTGAGGATCCTAGGTATGTTGAGCTACATTGCACTTACAGTGCCCTTGTTGGGAATGCGCTCTACTTCCGCCCAAGGTGGAACAATGGAATCCTGGAGTACGATTTGGACAAGAAAGAACTATCGCTTATTGGGCTACCGCCGATATGCAAAGTGTCTACCGTTCTTGTGCTCATGTCAGTGGAGGATGATGCGTTGGGATTCGCCATGGTGCATGATGATTTCTCTCTTTGCATATGGTTGAGGGAGTCTGCTCCGACTCCAAGTGGTGGATTGACATGGACGCGGCATAGAGTTGTTGACCTCAAGAGTTTTCTCCCTGTTTCTGCCCTCTCGTCCTCACCTTACATCGTTGCTGCCGCAGATGTTGCCGGTGTTTTTGTCATTAGGGCTGGTCGTGATGATGGCGTCTTGGCTATTGATCTCAAGTCTGGTCAAGTAAAGAAGGTATCTGATGCTGATGGCCACATTGTAAATATTATTCCCTACATTAGTTTCTGCACTCCAG GTTTGCCAGTATTTCACTTATTAGTAGCATGCATGGATATGGAGAATGATATATTTGTACAAGAATAG